From Xiphophorus hellerii strain 12219 chromosome 20, Xiphophorus_hellerii-4.1, whole genome shotgun sequence, the proteins below share one genomic window:
- the LOC116709831 gene encoding deoxynucleotidyltransferase terminal-interacting protein 1-like, producing MGAHRSEGGREWLEQVGAEHPDQNPKPWNLMIKHRHVQRRGRRSHTAVSYTDPQVSMDLLRAVLQPSFNDDIMAVFRKYQKFFEKAAENVKENVGEDVQTDQLIREACRNVLEHAKQLFPEVEGKRTGSEVTMKRSRAVDEDFVIRGNLLPKKRKSRPGPVVSSDRPANYPLVKPKAEPVKREGPKWDPSRLNDSSTFVLGSRANKALGMGGTRGRIYIKHADLFKYAADAKDKQWLAERHHMRATGGKMAYLLIEEDIQHLSHSDEYRDCPDVRMDELKPFGVPPWMVEKMQRAMEAQRDNDP from the exons ATGGGAGCTCATCGCAGCGAAGGAGGCCGGGAGTGGCTGGAGCAGGTCGGAGCGGAACATCCGGACCAGAACCCG AAGCCGTGGAACCTGATGATCAAACATCGACATGTCCAGAGACGAGGACGGCGCTCACACACTGCAGTCAG CTACACGGATCCCCAGGTGTCCATGGACCTACTGAGGGCCGTACTTCAGCCCAGCTTCAACGATGACATCATGGCGGTTTTCAGGAAGTACcagaag TTCTTTGAGAAGGCAGCGGAGAATGTGAAGGAGAACGTCGGCGAAGACGTCCAGACGGACCAGCTGATCCGGGAGGCCTGCAGGAATGTTCTGGAACAT GCCAAACAGCTGTTTCCAGAGGTGGAGGGCAAAAGAACGGGGTCAGAAGTCACGATGAAG AGATCCAGAGCAGTTGATGAAGACTTTGTGATCAGAGGAAATCTTCTACCTAAGAAG AGGAAAAGTCGTCCAGGTCCCGTCGTCTCCTCAGACCGTCCTGCCAACTACCCTCT AGTGAAGCCGAAGGCGGAGCCTGTGAAGAGGGAGGGGCCAAAG tgggATCCGTCCAGACTCAACGACAGCAGCACGTTCGTTCTTGGCTCCAGAGCCAACAA GGCGCTGGGGATGGGCGGAACCAGAGGGCGGATCTACATCAAACACGCTGACCTGTTCAAG TACGCCGCTGACGCCAAGGACAAGCAGTGGCTGGCAGAACGGCACCACATGAGGGCCACAGGGGGCAAGATG GCCTACCTTCTGATTGAGGAGGACATCCAGCATCTGTCCCACAGCGACGAGTACAG GGACTGTCCGGACGTGCGGATGGACGAGCTGAAGCCTTTCGGCGTTCCTCCCTGGATGGTGGAGAAGATGCAGCGCGCCATGGAGGCTCAGAGGGACAACGACCCCTGA
- the polr2j gene encoding DNA-directed RNA polymerase II subunit RPB11-a has translation MNAPPAFESFLLFEGEKKISISKDTKVPNACLFTLNKEDHTLGNIIRAQLLKDPQVLFAGYKVPHPLEHKIVIRVQTTPDYSPQEAFTNAITDLISELSLLEERFRVAIKDKQEGIE, from the exons ATGAACGCTCCTCCAGCTTTCGAgtcatttctgctgtttgagGGAGAGAAGAAGATCAGCATCAGCAAAGACACGAAGGTTCCCAACGCCTGTTTGTTCACCCTGAACAAGGAGGACCACACGCTGGGCAACATCATCCGAGC tCAGCTGCTGAAGGATCCCCAGGTTCTCTTCGCCGGTTATAAAGTTCCTCACCCCTTGGAGCATAAGATCGTCATCCGGGTCCAGACCACACCTGACTACAGTCCCCAG GAAGCTTTCACCAATGCCATCACAGACTTGATCAGTGAGCTGTCACTGCTGGAGGAACGCTTCCGGGTCGCCattaaagacaaacaggaaggaATCGAGTGA